CTCGACGGGCGCGATCCGAATTCGTATTCGGGCATCTTTTGGATCCTGGGGCGTTTCGATCGTGCGTGGGGCCCCGAGCGGCCGATTTTCGGCACCGTGCGCTACATGAGTTCGGACAACACAGCCCGCAAGTTCGACGTCAAGCCCTACCTGGAGAAGTACGCTCCGGAGCGGGACACAGAAGAATCGGACGGGACAGCGCGAACCACGCACGTGCACCGGCTGTCCAAGCGGAAATGACTCTTCCCGCCTACCAACGCCGCCCGTTGTCACACTTGCCGCAGGGAATCCCTGCGCCGCGGCGATCCTCTTGGCGGTCCGGTAACGTGGCCGATATACTGCCGGCGCCCGAGTGGGCTTCGGCCGGGCCCCCCTTGCGTGGCCGCAGGCGCCGCGATCGGGCCAGGCGCTAGCGGCTTCTTTGTCGAAGTCGTTCGAGCGGTCGCCTCGGCGCTACCTCTCTGTCGATCATTTGGCGAGACAGCGTTCTGTAGTCTCCGTCCAGCGATCCCGCAATTAGTGTATGACGCATCCCTTATTCTCTGAACGACAGGCCCTACATCGATGACACGCGTTGCCATTCTCGGCGCCACGGGCTATTCGGCGCTGGAATTGATCAAGCTTTTGTTGCGGCACCCAGATGCGGAAATTACGGCCGTCACGAGCCGGCAGGAAGGCAACCCGCCGATCTCGCAAACACACCCGTCGCTCACCAAGCGTTTGGAATTGCCGCTCGAGGACTTGTCGCCGGCAGCCGTGGCCGAGCGGGCGGAATGCGTATTTAGCTGCCTGCCGCACGGCGTCACCTCGGCGCTCGTGCCCCAGCTCTTGGCCGGCGGCGTCAAGGTGGTCGATTTCAGCGCCGACTATCGTCTGCGAGACGCCGACGTTTACGCCAAGTGGTATGGCGAAAAACACCACGATCCGGGGCGGCTGGCCGATGCCGTGTACGGCCTGCCCGAGTTGTTTCGGAGCGACATCGTCAAGGCGAAGCTGATCGCCAACCCAGGCTGCTACCCGACGAGCGCCATCCTGGCCTTGGCGCCGCTCTTGAAGGCCGGCGTGATCGAGACGGGCGATATCGTCATCGATTCGAAAAGCGGCGTGTCGGGCGCGGGCCGGACGCTGAAGTTGGGGTCGCTGTTCGCCGAGTGCAACGAAAGCGTGGCGGCCTACGGCGTCGGAAAGCACCGGCATACGCCCGAGATCGAACAGATCCTGTCGACGGCCTGCGGCAAGCCGCTCGAGGTCATCTTCACGCCGCATCTGAT
The sequence above is drawn from the Pirellulales bacterium genome and encodes:
- the argC gene encoding N-acetyl-gamma-glutamyl-phosphate reductase, with protein sequence MTRVAILGATGYSALELIKLLLRHPDAEITAVTSRQEGNPPISQTHPSLTKRLELPLEDLSPAAVAERAECVFSCLPHGVTSALVPQLLAGGVKVVDFSADYRLRDADVYAKWYGEKHHDPGRLADAVYGLPELFRSDIVKAKLIANPGCYPTSAILALAPLLKAGVIETGDIVIDSKSGVSGAGRTLKLGSLFAECNESVAAYGVGKHRHTPEIEQILSTACGKPLEVIFTPHLIPMDRGILTTAYSRPKPGVTEANLLDTLREFYAKEPFVRVVEHLPATKDTTDTNYCDVTARLVRGRVITISVLDNLIKGAAGAAVQNFNLLYGYPETTAL